In Oryza sativa Japonica Group chromosome 11, ASM3414082v1, the following are encoded in one genomic region:
- the LOC4350219 gene encoding pentatricopeptide repeat-containing protein At3g12770 yields the protein MAPPPLAAAPPPPPAAALVHHYTRLLFAAASASAAASLRALLPIHARAVVLGISANPAFATSLITAVAPACLAYARRVFDAAPSRDAYMWNTLLRAHAHSRAHARDALALYARMRAAGVAPDHYTYPIVLPACAAARAPRLGRAAHGDAVRFALARDGFVSSALISMYSQEGEVRDAERVFAERDDARTVVSWTAMVAGYAQNCFFGEAVTLFSDMVAAGVLPNEITLISFLPCLRGQEWLPVGEMVHGFVVKLGFDANVPMVNALITMYGRCGSAPVARVLFNGMSSRTLVSWNTMVAMYEQHGDGVQAIKFFRRMLTEKVGFDCVTLVSVLSACARSGALGTGKWVHELARSHGLDTDARIGNVLVDMYAKCGEIAYAKEVFHSHGLRGHSVVSWSAMINAYANHGEAEEALKLFSLMRNEGVRPNSFTFTAVLMACCHSGLVDEGLKHFNSIATDYQMSPTLEHYACMVDMLGRAGRLVEAYGIIRGMPIRPDKCVWGAFLGGCRLHGMVELAEYVAKELFDSGSNDVTFYVLMANMYFEAGMLEDAERIRGVMKEMELKKTAGHSLVCTDRERIAVVR from the coding sequence ATGGCCCCTCCTCCCCTGGCggcagcgccaccgccaccgcccgccgccgccctcgtccaCCACTACAcccgcctcctcttcgccgccgcctccgcctccgccgccgcctccctccgcgccctcctccccatccacgcccgcgccgtcgtgctCGGCATCTCCGCCAACCCGGCCTTCGCCACCAGCCTCATCACCGCCGTGGCCCCCGCCTGCCTCGCCTACGCACGCAGGGTGTTCGACGCCGCGCCCAGCCGGGATGCCTACATGTGGAACACCCTCCTCCGCGCCCATGCCCactcccgcgcccacgccagGGACGCCCTCGCGCTCTACGCGCGGATGCGCGCCGCGGGCGTGGCGCCCGACCACTACACGTACCCAATCGTGCTCccggcgtgcgcggcggcgcgggcgccgcggcTCGGGCGGGCGGCGCACGGGGACGCCGTGCGGTTCGCGCTGGCGCGGGATGGGTTCGTGAGCAGCGCCCTGATCTCGATGTACTCCCAGGAGGGGGAGGTGCGCGACGCGGAGCGCGTGTTCGCGGAGAGGGATGATGCCCGGACGGTCGTCTCGTGGACGGCCATGGTTGCTGGGTACGCGCAGAACTGCTTCTTCGGCGAGGCAGTCACGTTGTTCAGTGACATGGTTGCTGCGGGCGTGCTTCCAAATGAGATCACCCTGATCAGTTTCCTGCCCTGCTTACGGGGGCAAGAATGGCTGCCTGTTGGGGAGATGGTTCATGGATTCGTCGTCAAACTGGGATTCGATGCAAACGTTCCCATGGTGAATGCGCTAATTACGATGTATGGAAGGTGCGGAAGTGCTCCCGTGGCAAGAGTTCTGTTCAATGGGATGAGTAGCCGCACTCTGGTTTCTTGGAATACTATGGTTGCGATGTATGAGCAACACGGTGATGGGGTTCAGGCAATCAAGTTTTTCCGCAGGATGCTTACCGAGAAGGTGGGGTTTGACTGTGTGACTTTGGTGAGCGTGTTGTCTGCTTGTGCGCGCTCGGGAGCCCTTGGTACCGGGAAGTGGGTGCATGAGCTAGCCAGGAGTCATGGGCTTGACACTGATGCAAGGATTGGCAATGTTCTTGTAGACATGTATGCAAAGTGTGGTGAGATTGCTTATGCAAAGGAGGTTTTTCATTCACATGGTTTGCGTGGTCACAGTGTTGTGTCCTGGAGTGCCATGATCAATGCATATGCCAACCATGGGGAGGCAGAAGAGGCTCTCAAGCTCTTCTCCCTGATGAGGAATGAAGGGGTGAGGCCTAATTCATTCACATTTACAGCGGTTTTAATGGCGTGTTGCCACTCAGGCCTTGTCGATGAAGGACTGAAGCATTTCAACAGCATAGCCACAGACTACCAAATGTCACCAACACTTGAGCACTATGCTTGCATGGTTGACATGCTAGGACGTGCTGGTAGACTTGTTGAAGCATATGGAATCATTAGGGGAATGCCGATTCGGCCTGACAAGTGTGTGTGGGGTGCCTTCCTTGGTGGTTGTAGGCTTCATGGAATGGTGGAGCTAGCTGAATATGTTGCAAAGGAGCTTTTCGACTCAGGATCTAATGATGTAACATTTTATGTTCTGATGGCAAACATGTACTTTGAAGCTGGAATGCTGGAAGATGCTGAGAGGATAAGAGGAGTCATGAAAGAGATGGAGCTAAAGAAGACAGCTGGGCATAGCTTAGTTTGTACTGATAGAGAAAGAATAGCTGTCGTAAGGTAG
- the LOC4350220 gene encoding uncharacterized protein produces the protein MDQAGSMEERVITERIRRKLEEVNAAAQKHLAGVQDHVNFTMQQAYFKCAYECFDRRRSQEGINNCVENCSVPVLTANNVVETEMAKFQERLNRSLMVCQDKFEAAKLQKMKTHATEELEACVNRSIDDSIRVLPHLVDQIKSTLSMN, from the exons ATGGACCAGGCGGGGTCGATGGAGGAGCGGGTCATCACCGAGCGGATCCGGCGGAAGCTGGAGGAGGTGAACGCCGCCGCGCAGAagcacctcgccggcgtccaggACCACGTCAACTTCACCATGCAG CAAGCGTACTTCAAGTGTGCGTATGAATGCTTTGATCGCCGAAGAAGTCAAGAAGGGATCAACAATTGTGTTGAGAACTGCAGCGTGCCTGTCCTTACTGCCAACAATGTTGTTGAGACTGAGATGGCTAAATTCCAG GAGCGGCTGAATCGATCTTTGATGGTGTGCCAAGATAAATTTGAAGCAGCAAAGCTCCAGAAGATGAAAACACATGCGACTGAGGAGCTAGAAGCATGCGTAAACAGATCTATTGATGACAGTATCAGGGTCCTGCCCCATCTGGTTGATCAGATCAAGTCCACCCTCTCCATGAATTAG
- the LOC4350222 gene encoding LOW QUALITY PROTEIN: uncharacterized protein (The sequence of the model RefSeq protein was modified relative to this genomic sequence to represent the inferred CDS: inserted 2 bases in 1 codon; deleted 2 bases in 1 codon; substituted 1 base at 1 genomic stop codon) — protein sequence MDVLGTLAIRFHFKGEFIRSGRQNNYYGGREAMSYISRDRXSLSELIAALREHCKVKEETILHWLFPGKDLDSGLHVLLDDKVCQYMSDCIVEVGVAEIYAEEPIVIDISEEDAGSDYELEMAEEGGDEDFEEVEAVNVNSEADAMNGNEEDVQTNERLLPVQIPNPAMVVYKAKESPHGCDDESPASNEEDSXGDSDYLPGDDCSLDDDDEEGAAIERHYKDLKKKLRTSKVASLDDVTFGGHKTNANMATGTNEGDGNDTEYIDSDDEESVEEGSDGELRVRGSNNARFKKKPGYPTFELGMKFSCKSQFKKAITAYALAERKVINFVKDDPKRVRAKCDWHSCPWVCLLSNNSRSDGWQIVTFENFHACPPRRDNKLVTATRIADKYGKFIIANPSWPLAHMKATIQEEMFANVSVSKLKRAKSIVMKKAMDATKGQYQKLYNYQKELLRSNPGSTVVVNREVDMDPPVFKRIYICLDACKRGFISGCRKVIGLDGCFFKGATNGKLLCAIGRDANNQMYLVAWAVIHKENNEEWDWFLDLLCGDLKVGDGSGWVFISDQQKGIINAVEKWAPEAEHRNCARHIYADWKRHFNEKILQKKFWRCAKAPCILLFNLARAKLAQLTPPGAQAIMNTHPQHWSRAWFRLGSNCDSVDNNLCESFNKWILEARFFPIITMLETIRRKVMVRIHDQITTSARWNTAICPGILKKLNAYITKSAFSHAICNGASSYEVKHHDNRFTVQLDKMACSYRYWQLSGLPCPHAISCIFFKTNSLDGYISDCYSVTEFKKTYSHCLEPFEGMNNWPYDDRQPLNAPGYIKMPGRPRTERRREPTEAPKATRMSKMGTKIRCRQCK from the exons ATGGATGTGCTTGGTACTTTAGCAATAAGGTTTCATTTCAAAGGCGAGTTTATTAGGTCAGGGAGGCAGAACAACTACTATGGTGGAAGAGAGGCCATGTCTTACATCAGTCGGGATAG GTCACTTTCTGAGTTAATTGCAGCTTTGCGTGAACACTGCAAAGTTAAGGAAGAAACCATTCTACACTGGCTTTTTCCAGGCAAAGATCTAGATTCAGGTCTACATGTGTTGTTGGATGACAAGGTTTGTCAATATATGTCAGACTGTATTGTTGAAGTTGGTGTGGCTGAGATTTATGCAGAAGAGCCAATTGTGATTGATATCTCAGAGGAA GATGCTGGCAGTGATTATGAACTTGAGATGGCAGAAGAAGGTGGTGATGAAGACTTTGAAGAAGTAGAGGCAGTGAATGTGAATTCAGAAGCTGATGCAATGAATGGGAATGAAGAAGATGTCCAAACTAATGAGAGGTTGCTTCCAGTTCAGATACCTAATCCAGCAATGGTGGTTTACAAAGCAAAAGAATCACCACATGGCTGTGATGATGAATCACCAGCTAGCAATGAGGAAGATTCATAAGGTGATAGTGATTATCTGCCTGGTGATGATTGCTCtttagatgatgatgatgaggaaggTGCAGCTATAGAAAGACATTACAAAGATCTCAAGAAGAAGCTGAGGACAAGCAAAGTGGCTAGCTTGGATGATGTGACTTTTGGGGGGCACAAGACAAATGCAAATATGGCTACTGGTACTAATGAAGGAGATGGCAATGACACTGAGTATATTGACAGTGATGATGAAGAGTCAGTGGAAGAGGGTTCTGATGGGGAGTTAAGAGTGAGAGGAAGTAATAATGCAAGGTTCAAGAAGAAGCCTGGATATCCAACATTTGAGTTGGGAATGAAATTTAGTTGCAAGAGTCAGTTTAAGAAAGCAATTACAGCATATGCTTTGGCTGAGAGAAAGGTGATAAACTTTGTGAAGGATGATCCTAAGAGGGTGAGGGCAAAATGTGACTGGCATAGCTGTCCTTGGGTATGTCTGTTGTCCAATAACAGTAGAAGTGATGGTTGGCAGATTGTCACCTTTGAGAATTTCCATGCATGCCCTCCTAGAAGAGATAACAAGTTGGTGACTGCCACTAGGATTGCTGACAAGTATGGCAAATTTATAATTGCAAACCCCTCATGGCCATTAGCTCACATGAAGGCTACAATACAGGAAGAGATGTTTGCTAATGTTTCTGTAAGCAAGTTGAAGAGAGCCAAGTCAATTGTGATGAAGAAAGCTATGGATGCAACTAAGGGACAGTACCAGAAGTTGTACAACTATCAGAAGGAGTTGCTGAGGTCAAATCCTGGAAGCACAGTGGTAGTTAACAGAGAGGTTGATATGGATCCACCAGTGTTCAAAAGGATCTACATCTGCCTAGATGCATGTAAGAGAGGATTCATATCTGGTTGCAGGAAAGTGATAGGACTGGATGGTTGCTTCTTCAAGGGAGCAACAAATGGAAAGCTCCTTTGTGCAATTGGAAGGGATGCTAATAATCAAATGTATCTAGTGGCATGGGCAGTGATTCACAAGGAGAACAATGAAGAGTGGGATTGGTTTCTAGACTTGCTGTGTGGTGACTTGAAAGTGGGTGATGGCAGTGGCTGGGTTTTCATATCAGACCAACAAAAG GGTATTATTAATGCAGTTGAGAAATGGGCTCCAGAAGCTGAACATAGGAATTGTGCAAGGCACATCTATGCTGATTGGAAAAGGCATTTCAATGAGAAGATATTGCAGAAGAAATTCTGGAGATGTGCCAAGGCTCCATGCATCTTGCTGTTCAACCTGGCAAGGGCAAAGCTAGCACAACTGACACCACCTGGAGCTCAAGCAATCATGAACACTCACCCCCAGCACTGGAGCAGGGCATGGTTCAGGTTAGGCTCCAATTGTGACTCCGTAGACAATAACTTGTGTGAGTCATTCAACAAGTGGATCTTGGAAGCTAGGTTTTTTCCTATCATTACTATGCTTGAAACAATTAGAAGGAAAGTTATGGTTAGGATCCATGATCAGATTACTACCTCAGCTAGATGGAACACTGCTATCTGCCCTGGTATTCTTAAAAAATTGAATGCATATATCACTAAGTCAGCCTTTTCCCATGCCATATGCAATGGTGCATCTAGCTATGAAGTTAAGCACCATGATAATAGGTTCACAGTGCAACTAGACAAAATGGCATGTTCCTATAGATATTGGCAGTTGTCAGGACTCCCATGCCCTCATGCAATCTCATGTATCTTCTTCAAGACAAACTCACTAGATGGATACATTAGTGACTGCTACTCAGTGACTGAATTCAAGAAAACTTATAGCCATTGCCTGGAACCATTTGAGGGCATGAACAACTGGCCATATGATGACAGACAACCTCTCAATGCACCTGGATATATCAAAATGCCAGGCAGGCCAAGGACTGAGAGGAGAAGGGAACCCACTGAAGCTCCAAAGGCAACCAGAATGTCAAAGATGGGCACAAAAATCAGATGTAGGCAATGCAAATAG